The proteins below come from a single Mya arenaria isolate MELC-2E11 chromosome 6, ASM2691426v1 genomic window:
- the LOC128237814 gene encoding betaine--homocysteine S-methyltransferase 1-like encodes MVLGLLEALSDDGSLVVAEGYMWETERRGFLQMGAFLPEVVIERPDIIRSIHEEFVLAGSDVVEAFTYYAYRQQLKRQGKEDIVEKLNRDALKIAREVADKHGKLMAGNISNTPLYVTEDASTHQLIYEQYREQVCWAVQGGADYIIGETHSSYGEAEIALKAIKEHGQGLPAVITLTAFFPDRTTDEVVLPEACRRLEGLGASVVGLNCSRGPDSILPLAKKIKKACTCPVACLPVPYRTTPKEMTFFSLEDPRTGENLYPANLDCVRCSREDIRRFAKEALESGIQYVGLCCGNAPNLTREIAEVYGKCPPASKYSCDITKSVVFGNDSSTFSEHSNKKWNYMMGVDC; translated from the exons ATGGTGCTAGGTCTGTTGGAGGCCCTAAGCGACGATGGGAGCCTAGTGGTAGCGGAGGGCTACATGTGGGAAACGGAGCGGCGTGGCTTCCTACAGATGGGGGCCTTCCTACCGGAAGTTGTTATCGAAAGGCCTGATATTATCAGGTCGATACATGAGGAGTTTGTACTGGCTGGAAGTGATGTCGTCGAAGCATTTACT TACTATGCATACCGTCAGCAACTAAAGCGCCAGGGCAAGGAAGACATTGTCGAAAAATTGAATAGGGACGCTCTCAAGATTGCGCGGGAGGTCGCGGACAAACATGGGAAACTTATGGCGGGAAACATATCAAATACGCCGCTCTATGTGACCGAAGATGCTTCCACACACCAGCTTATCTATGAACAGTATAGG gaGCAGGTGTGTTGGGCGGTGCAGGGCGGGGCAGACTATATCATCGGGGAGACCCACAGCTCGTACGGCGAGGCGGAAATAGCTCTTAAGGCCATCAAGGAACACGGCCAGG GTTTACCCGCGGTCATAACACTTACCGCATTCTTCCCTGACCGAACGACGGACGAAGTGGTGCTACCTGAAGCGTGCAGGCGACTAGAAGGACTTGGGGCTAGTGTTGTGGGCCTCAACTGTTCACGGGGACCAGACTCCATTCTTCCGCTCGCCAAGAAAATAAAGAAGGCATGCACG TGCCCAGTGGCGTGTTTACCAGTTCCATACAGAACTACGCCAAAGGAGATGACGTTCTTTTCACTCGAAGACCCAAGAACTG GTGAGAACCTGTACCCAGCGAATCTGGACTGTGTTCGGTGCAGCCGAGAGGATATCCGGCGGTTTGCGAAAGAGGCCCTTGAGTCGGGTATCCAGTACGTGGGTCTATGTTGCGGAAACGCGCCGAACCTCACTCGTGAAATCGCGGAAGTGTACGGCAAGTGTCCCCCGGCGAGCAAGTACAGTTGTGACATCACAAAGAGCGTTGTGTTCGGGAATGACAGCAGCACGTTTAGTGAGCACTCGAATAAAAAGTGGAACTATATGATGGGTGTAGACTGCTGA
- the LOC128236706 gene encoding betaine--homocysteine S-methyltransferase 1-like: MGKGLLERLADGGTVVIAEGYLLELERRGYLQAGSFVPEVVLEHPHLVKNLHEEFVHAGSDVVEAFTYYSHREKLRCIGREDDLERLNKNALAMARAVADDTGTLMAGNICVTGVYNNEDDKTHSATREMFVEQVDWAVEGGADYIIAESFGYLGEALLALNVIKEHGKGLPAVVTMAPYVPDVTLDYVPIPEACRRLEVAGAAVVGLNCQRGPETMLPLLKEIRKVCKGPIAALPVPMNTREDCRTMFSLKDEKTGELLYPTNINHFLCTRLQVRRFAEAAREIGVQYIGLCCGNAAYLTREVADVYGRKPPSSRYAADMSQNTMVGEEASRVSTAGDKVRKFCLGTFTKEELDEIERYMSGELVSEIK, from the exons ATGGgaaaag GTCTATTAGAGCGGTTGGCGGACGGAGGGACGGTAGTGATAGCGGAGGGCTACCTGTTGGAGCTAGAGCGGCGGGGATACCTTCAGGCCGGAAGTTTCGTACCGGAAGTCGTTCTCGAGCACCCACACCTTGTCAAGAATTTGCACGAGGAATTCGTGCACGCTGGAAGCGATGTCGTTGAAGCGTTCACG TACTACAGTCACAGGGAAAAACTTCGGTGTATCGGTCGTGAAGATGACCTTGAACGACTAAACAAAAACGCACTAGCGATGGCTCGAGCAGTTGCAGACGACACTGGAACACTGATGGCGGGAAATATTTGCGTTACAGGCGTCTACAATAACGAAGACGATAAAACACATAGCGCCACCAGAGAAATGTTTGTT GAGCAGGTGGACTGGGCGGTGGAGGGCGGGGCGGACTACATAATTGCCGAGTCCTTCGGATACCTTGGCGAGGCGCTCCTggctttaaatgttataaaggAACATGGGAAAG ggTTACCGGCCGTAGTGACGATGGCCCCATATGTCCCGGACGTGACGCTTGACTATGTTCCCATTCCGGAGGCCTGCAGACGCCTAGAGGTCGCGGGTGCCGCGGTGGTGGGCCTTAACTGCCAGCGAGGCCCAGAAACAATGCTGCCTCTCTTGAAGGAGATCCGGAAAGTCTGCAAa GGTCCTATCGCGGCCTTACCAGTCCCGATGAACACTCGTGAAGACTGTCGGACCATGTTCTCACTCAAAGACGAAAAGACCG GTGAACTCTTGTATCCGACAAACATTAACCACTTCTTATGCACGCGCTTACAAGTGCGACGGTTTGCTGAGGCGGCACGGGAAATCGGTGTACAGTACATAGGTCTGTGCTGCGGAAATGCGGCGTATCTTACACGCGAGGTGGCTGATGTGTACGGGCGAAAGCCACCTTCTTCGCGGTATGCAGCGGATATGTCGCAGAACACGATGGTCGGGGAGGAGGCATCTCGAGTTAGCACGGCCGGAGATAAGGTGCGCAAGTTTTGCCTGGGGACCTTCACCAAGGAAGAACTTGACGAAATAGAACGATACATGAGCGGAGAGCTTGtcagtgaaattaaataa